A genomic window from Silene latifolia isolate original U9 population chromosome Y, ASM4854445v1, whole genome shotgun sequence includes:
- the LOC141630797 gene encoding protein FAR1-RELATED SEQUENCE 5-like → MTFRNVKEYVDGYENVGAQLVYFKNFGRDIKCFIGNWDAQMFVNHFEDKRDTNEGFYFAYEVDSGKCLVRAFWCDAVSCRNYALFGDYITYDPTYITNKYYMVFTPFTGVDHHKRSVTFADALLFHENEDSFKYCMWHIMQKLTDKVGPAISKETDFVSRLNAIVWDAEKRRKWIPAFFRDIPMGCLLRTTQRSESQNNFFKRFENAHGTLVEFWMRFQSVIDVQRHTQKQLDRDDDCTLPQLSTSLKLEAHASKVYTNSAFADFQLEATASICSLSVGGFTPPVNDIEVIVVADARTQKTYQVVYNSTTNDAECSCKLFNRKGIICRHIIWVYSGKQVHTLPDKYILMQWTKNAHKIPLYGLHG, encoded by the exons ATGACATTTAGAAATGTCAAGGAATATGTAGATGGCTATGAGAATGTTGGAGCTCAACTTGTTTATTTTAAGAATTTTGGAAGGGATATCAAATGTTTCATAGGAAACTGGGATGCTCAAATGTTTGTTAACCATTTTGAGGATAAACGTGATACAAATGAAGGTTTTTACTTTGCTTATGAGGTGGATTCTGGGAAATGTTTGGTTCGTGCGTTTTGGTGTGATGCAGTGTCTTGTAGAAACTATGCTTTGTTTGGTGATTACATCACTTATGATCCAACTTACATTACAAATAAGTATTATATGGTTTTTACTCCTTTTACTGGTGTAGACCACCACAAAAGGTCAGTTACTTTTGCTGATGCCTTGCTATTTCATGAGAATGAAGATTCGTTCAA atattgcatgtggcatatcatgcaaaAGCTGACTGATAAGGTTGGGCCTGCAATCTCGAAAGAGACTGATTTTGTCAGCCGTTTGAATGCTATTGTTTGGGATGCCGA AAAAAGGAGAAAGTGGATCCCAGCCTTTTTTCGTGATATTCCTATGGGTTGTCTATTAAGAACAACTCAACGATCTGAGAGTCAGAATAATTTTTTCAAGCGTTTTGAAAATGCACATGGTACACTTGTTGAATTCTGGATGAGGTTTCAAAGCGTCATTGATGTCCAGCGCCATACTCAAAAGCAACTTGATAGAGACGATGATTGTACTCTTCCACAATTATCAACTTCTCTTAAGTTGGAAGCTCATGCTTCCAAGGTTTATACAAATTCTGCTTTCGCAGATTTTCAACTAGAAGCTACAGCTTCTATTTGTTCCCTTAGTGTTGGTGGCTTCACCCCACCTGTCAACGATATAGAGGTAATTGTTGTTGCTGATGCTAGAACGCAGAAGACCTATCAAGTCGTCTACAATTCTACAACCAACGATGCTGAATGTTCTTGCAAGTTGTTCAACAGGAAGGGTATTATTTGTAGACACATTATCTGGGTTTACTCTGGGAAACAAGTTCACACTTTGCCTGATAAGTACATCCTTATGCAGTGGACCAAGAATGCACACAAGATCCCTCTTTATGGTCTACATGGTTAG